The Triticum aestivum cultivar Chinese Spring chromosome 7B, IWGSC CS RefSeq v2.1, whole genome shotgun sequence genome window below encodes:
- the LOC123161978 gene encoding SPX domain-containing protein 3, with product MKFGKRLKKQVEESLPGWRDKFLSYKRLKVLVRLVSGSSPHRAAAEAAFVRLLNDEVERFNAFFLEQEEEFIIRHREVRETVKAVADEEPSEAEPVVQMRKMRREIVDLHGEMVLLLNYSAVNYTGLAKILKKYDKRTGRLLRLPFIEEVLKQPFYTTELMSRLVRECEETMEAVFASDNSADPCTRKRCTGTEMTPMSTEQGILRNTVAALVAMRELRSGSSTYGHFSLPPLETETTLTEHVSIQVADLVQSEARGVVPVV from the exons ATGAAGTTCGGGAAGAGGCTCAAGAAGCAGGTGGAGGAGAGCCTGCCGGGGTGGAGGGACAAGTTCCTGTCGTACAAGCGCCTCAAGGTGCTCGTCCGACTCGTCTCCGGCTCCTCGCCGCACCgtgccgctgccgaggccgccTTCGTGCGGCTCCTCAATGACGAGGTCGAAAGGTTCAACGCCTTCTTCCTCGAGCAGGAGGAAGAGTTCATCATCCGCCACAGG GAAGTAAGGGAGACGGTGAAGGCCGTGGCcgacgaggagccgtcggaggcgGAGCCTGTGGTGCAGATGAGGAAAATGAGGAGGGAGATCGTGGATTTGCACGGGGAGATGGTGCTGCTCCTCAACTACAGCGCCGTCAACTACACAG GGCTGGCCAAGATACTGAAGAAGTATGACAAGCGTACAGGGCGGTTGCTCCGGCTGCCCTTCATCGAGGAGGTGCTCAAGCAGCCCTTCTACACGACGGAGCTCATGTCGAGGCTCGTCCGCGAGTGCGAGGAGACCATGGAGGCCGTGTTCGCCTCCGACAACAGTGCTGACCCGTGCACGAGGAAGCGCTGCACCGGCACTGAGATGACTCCCATGTCAACAGAGCAGGGCATCCTTAGGAACACCGTCGCGGCGCTGGTGGCCATGAGGGAGCTCCGCAGCGGGAGCTCCACGTACGGGCACTTCTCGTTGCCACCCTTGGAAACGGAGACCACCTTGACGGAGCATGTGTCCATCCAGGTTGCCGATCTCGTTCAATCTGAGGCACGTGGTGTTGTTCCGGTGGTTTGA